The nucleotide sequence TAACCAACGAATTCCTAAGAAAAATAGGTCTTCAGTCGATAAACGAAAGGTATTCACAAGTACATTAATTCTATTGAACCGCCGTATACCGAACGGTGCGTACGGTGGTGTGAGAGGACGCTGAATTAATTAATTATTCAGCTCCTACTCGACTTAAATAATGAATCAAATATTTAAAGCAGAGCGCAATGCTTCTGGCAAAATTTTAATAAGGCTGTAGTTTTGGGTTTCCGTATAAATTCTAAATAAAGGTTCCGTGCCAGAAGGCCTAATAAGTACCCAACTGTCGTCTGCTAGAAGTATTTTTACCCCATCTATGCGAACAATCTCCTTTACATCAATTCCCGCTAAGTCCTTGGGAGCATATCCTTGTAATAAATTCAAAGTCTTTTCCTTAATTTCCCGGCTAGTATGAACATCAATTCTAGCACTGTGGAAACGGCCAAACTCATCGGCTAATTCCTGCAGATTCCTTTGCAAAGATTTCCCTGTAGCAGCTCTAATTTCCGCCATTAAAGCAGCCGCCAAGATCCCATCTTTTTCTGGAATATGGCCGGCAATACTTAAACCTCCGCTTTCTTCTCCGCCTAATATGCTGCCTTTTTCACGCATCATTTGTCCAATATATTTAAAGCCAACGGGAGTTTCTACAACTTCTTGCCCAAAGGAATGGGCCATTTTGTCTAAAAGGTGGGTAGTAGCAACAGTTCTAGCCACTGGGCCTTGTAGACCTTTCCTTTTGACTAAATGATAATAAAGAAGAGATAAGACCTGATTAGGGCTAATATAAGTTCCATCATCATCGATAATGCCAAAGCGGTCAGCATCTCCATCCAGGGCCAAACCTAAATCAGCCCTGTCCTGAAGTACTTTTTTGCGTAAAGTGCGTAAAATGGGCCCTGTAGGCTCCGGCAAGGTGCCTCCAAAGAGGGGATCACGATAATCATGAAGAGCTGCACAAATAGCCCGGTTCTCTAGTAACTTTTCTAAGTAGCCGATTCCCGCTCCAAACATTGGATCTAAAACTATTTTTAAACCGGCTCGGCCGATTTCCCCTAAATCTACTATTTTAGCTAACTGGTTTAGATAACTCTCTTTAGGATCTATTTCCTTCCAAAGTCCTGCTTCCAAAGACTTCTCTTTCGTGGTCTTGTTAACTTCCCCTGCTGCCATTACACTTTCCAAACATTCTTCAATGCGGTTTGTAATAGCCGGAACTGCCGGACCAGCATACCAGGGAATAAATTTAATGCCGTTATATTCAGGAGGATTATGGCTGGCTGTAATCATAATTGCCCCAGCCGCCTTCTCTTCTAAAATAGCATAAGCAGTAACCGGTGTAGGACAAGGAGCAGCTGTAACGAAAGCAGGAATTTTATTCCCAGCCAGTACTTCTCCTACCCTCTGGGCAAAATGCTCAGATAAAAAGCGATTATCATAACCGATAATTAAGCCTTGGGCACCTGAACCAATTTCGTTAACATAATTTGCAATACTTTGGGCTACAATTTCCACGTTAGCAAAGGTAAAGTCTTCAGCGATAATAGCCCTCCAACCATCTGTACCAAATTTGATCATTCTTTTCCTCCCTATCAAAGTCGTCTGTATATTTACATATTTTAACATGTAAATATATTCCATTCAACTACTTGATCATCCTTTTAAACTTTTTATAATCGATGCCTCTGCTTTTTGCCTGAAGGCTAAAATAATCTGCCGAAGGATACACTGTAAAGTGGGGTATTGGAGGAGCCTTCAGCTCTAAATCTTGCAAATAATGTTTAACCCTCTTGTTTTCCTGCTGCAGAGCAGCTAAAAATTCTTCGGGATCTTGAACTTTTTGCAGAGCATAGCCTAAAGCTTCGGCTACAACTTCTCTGCGGATAATTCTCCCTTGAGGCTTACTAGCAAACTCTAAAATAGTCCGAACAGCTTCTCTTCCTCCAATACCTCCTAAAGCTACGATGCTTCCCCGAACCACAAAAGGGTTAAAGTCGGAAAGGAGGGAGCCCAGTGTCAGTACACTTGACTCTTCCCCAATGAGTTGAATTAATTCTAAGGTATGGAGGCGAAATTCTTCACTTTGTTCTGTCTGTAAGATGGTATATAACTTAGGCAAAATAACGGGGTCGAAGATTTTTCGCAGAACCCCATATGCTTTGCAGCGAGTTAAATAATCCGGGTGCTTTAAGAGACTGCTTACAGCTAAAGCTTTTTCTTTGCTAGGGGTTAAACTTAACTGATCTAAATAAGCAATACATTCAGCGCCAGGCCGTTCTAAACTGAGTTTAGAAAGTATTTCTTGCTCATTCATAGCGCAGCAGCTCCCAAAGTAAAACTAATGCTCTTTGGGCAGCCTGGGCTTTAATACTAGTTCTGTCCCCAAAGAATTGTTCTCTCTCGATGACAATGTTGCCCCGAAAATTAATGGCAATATATACTAAACCAACAGGCTTCTCGGGAGTTCCTCCTCCAGGCCCGGCTAGTCCTGTAATAGCAATAGTCAAGTCGCTGTTAGTATATTCCCTAAGTCCTTTAGCCATTGCCTCAGCTGTTTCCGGGCTTACAGCACCATAAGCAGCTAATTTTTCCACTCCAACCCCCGCCAGCCTAGTTTTCCATCTGCTGGCATAAGTAACAGCACCCATTTGGAAATACATGGAACTTCCTGCTACGTTAGTCAGCCGATGGGCTAATAATCCTCCCGTGCAGGATTCCACAGTAGCAATTTTCAATTGATTACGAGTAAGTATTTCCCCAATTACTCGCTCCAAAGTTTCCTCGTCTGTTCCATAAATATAATCATCAAGCTTACTGCGAACCTTCTTTTCCATTTGCTTAATTAACTGCTGTACCTCCGAGCTATCCTTCCCTTTGGCTGTAATGCGTAAATGGACTTCTCCAAGTTTTACAGTAGGAGCCAGAGTTGGATTGGGGCAAGGAAGGAACTCCTTAACTTTATCCTCAACCTGAGGCTCTCCTAAACCTACTACTTTCAGCACCTTAGATTGAATGGTCTGATCCAAATGATACTTAGCCTGCAGATAGGGCATTAGCTGTTCTGTAAACATTATTTCCATTTCCCTGCTTGGCCCCGGTAAAAGGCAGTATGTACTCTCTCCTGCTGTTACTACAATGCCCGGAGCCGTACCTATTCTATTATCTAAAATTTGCGCTCCTTCAGGTGCTAAAAACTGTTTTTTCTTAATTTGGTCTAAGGGCCGGCCCTTTAACTTAAAATAGCGCTCCACAACAGCCTTAGCTTCGCTGCTTTCCACAAGCTTTAACTGTAAAGCATCTGCTAATGCTTCCCTAGTTATGTCATCTTCGGTAGGCCCTAAACCTCCATTAATAATTATTAAATCAGCCTTGCCCTGAGCCAAACTGATGGCTTCAGCTATTCTTTGTCTATTATCCCCAACTGTCACAAGAGTATAAAGATCAATGCCCATTTGAGCTAGCTCTTTAGCTAAATACCGGGCATTAGTATTGACAATCTGCCCCAGCAGCAGTTCAGTGCCTGTAAAAATAAGATAGGCTTTCATGGTTCCAACTCCTCATTTTTAACTTATATGACGAATACGACTGTAGTATAACACAAAAGCAATTGGTTATTTATTCTATAGAAAATTAACCAATTGCTTTAGCTGCAAAAATAATTTTTTAAATTTTTATAAATATTTATTTAATTTTTTGCTGCAATTCCTGAATTCTATTTTTTAAGGCTGCAATTTGCTGCTGTAAATTAAGTATTTTTTTAGAAGTGGCTTCCGTCACATAGCTTTTAGCAGCAATAGGGTCCTTAGCAGCAACATTTTCGTCAGCTTGTACTTTTTGTCCAAGCAAAAAGGCTCCTGCGAATAAACATAGGAAGGTTATGGATAAAAGCCATTTTTTCTTTAACATGTTTTATCCACCCCTTTAGCTTCTAGTTTTAAACTTCGGTTCCACAGCTGTAGGCAGCTGATAGGAAACTTTTCCCGATAAAACACCTAATTTGTTTGCCCCCACTATCGTAATCACAGTTAAAGCAATTAAAAACATATAACTATGGGCTGCTGAAAGTTTGCTTAAAAGTACTGCACTTCCCCCTAAGCACAGGTCAATAGCATAGATTACCAAAACCGTCTGCTTATGGGTTAAGCCTATTTCCAGCAAGCAATGATGCAAATGTTTTTTATCCGGTTGAAAAATAGGTTTGCCGTTATAAAAGCGGCGAATAATAGCAAAAAGCGTATCCATAATGGGAATTCCTAAAATCACAATAGGAATAAATACAGAGATAATTGTTGCTCCCTTAGTTAAACCTAAAATTGCCATGGCTCCTAGGTTGAATCCTAGAAACAGGGATCCGCTGTCTCCCATAAAAATCTGAGCCGGGTTGAAATTATAACGCAAAAAGCCTAAAATACTAGCTGCCAAAATCAAAGCTAAAACTGTAACTAAAATTTGTCCATCAATCCAGGCAACAACTGCCATGGTTACAGCTGCAATTGCTGAAGTACCTGCTGCCAAACCGTCTAAACCATCAATTAAATTAATGGCATTAGTTACTCCAATAATCCAAAGTATTGTTACCGGAATGGAAAACTGTTTGAGAAAAATTACCCCTTCCCCAAAAGGATAAGTAATAAAATGCACTCTATAGCCAAAATGCACCAAAATAAAAGCAGCAGCAATTTGACCTGCTAATTTTAATTTAGGTGATAAACCAAAGGTATCATCTACTACTCCGATAAGGACAATTAAAGTTCCTCCTAAGAGCAGTCCCACAATCTGAGTTGTCAATTCCTGAGTAAGCAGCACAACGGCCGTAAAAGATAAGTAAATGCCCAATCCCCCAATTCGGGGCATTAAGCTTTGATGCACCTTCCTAGCATCAGGTGCATCTGTAGCACCAATCTTGTAAGCCAGCTTTTTAACTAAAGGGGTTACCCCTAAAGAAATCAAGCAGGCACAAAGCAAAATCACCGGCAAAGAAATATGCAAAATTCTTTCCCCCTCTCACCAGCGACCACTGCAAAAACTGTTAGATATTAAGGTTTATGTAATTATTCATTTGTTAGATATTATAGTACTTTAGTTTTTAAAATTCAATAAAGAGAATTTTACTTTTCAATGGCAAACATTAATTCTACTTGACAAGCAAGCTCCTCTCCTACATAAGCTTCCCCTCTGGCTTTACCAATGTTGCCCCTTAATTTTAACAGTTCAACCTTTAGTTCTAAAGTGTCTCCAGGGAAAACTTGCCTCCGGAAACGGGCTCCATCAATTCCTGCTAAAAAAGCTATTTTCCCTTGATACTCAGGTTTACTTAGCATAGCAACTGCCCCTACTTGAGCCAATGCTTCAATAATCAGCACCCCTGGCATTACTGGATACTCTGGAAAATGGCCTTGGAAAAAAGGCTCGTTAATAGTTACATTTTTAATCCCCGTAATCTTTTTCCCTTCTTCAATAGAAATAACCCTATCAACTAATAAAAATGGATAACGATGGGGTAAGATTTTTTGAATTTCAACAGTATTTAACATAATTTCCTCCTTAATTTGCTATTTTATTTTTCCGCTTTAGTATAGCCAGAAAGGCTTGAATTTCATCTATTTTAAATGCTAGAACTAAAAGTACATAAAGTAAGGCACTGCAAGTGCAAGTTATAGTTAAGTTGATTAAATTACCAAGTTGGCTTATGCCGAACCAATTGCCCAGACCAGAATAAAGGGCTACTGCTACGGCTCCCATGGCTAAAGAAGCCCCAAAAGTTACTACAGTAGTTTTCACCAGCCCCTTGGAACCAATCCCTTTGACTTTAAGCTGCAAAGACCAATAGAGTTGAAACATATTTAAGACTGCTGCTAAAGAGTTGGCTAAAGCTAACCCATTATGACCCATTTTAGGCAGTAAGATTATACTTAAAACAATGTCAGCCACAACAGAAACTAGTCCCAAAAGAAGGGGAGATTTTAAATCCTGCATAGCATAAAAAGCTCTAGTTAAAATAGTATTGACGGCGATAAACCATAGTCCCAGACTAAAATATAATAAAGACGTTGAAGTCAGCACCGTAGCCCGGGCATCAAAAGCACCCCGTTCAAATACTAACCGCACAATTGGCTCTTTTAGAACTATTAACCCAATTGCTGCCGGGACAATGGCTACAGTCACCATGCCTAAACCTTTTCTGACAGTCTGGGCCAAAGCAGCAAAATCTTTTTTCGCTACTCCTTCAGCCATAGCTGGGAAAATAGCCGTAGAAACAGCTGCCGCAAAAATCCCTAAAGGCAAATTCATCAGCCGATTAGCAAAGTCTAAGGCAGTGATGCTGCCAGCAGTTAAATGGGATGCAAAAAACCTATTTAAAGCTAATAAAATTTGGTTAATAGAAATACTTAAGGACATAGGCACAATAGCGAAAATCATACTGCGGACCCCTGGATCCTGAAAATTCATTACCCAATGATAACGAAAGTTAATTTTCCTTAAATTGGGTATTTGAATTAAAAAGAAGCCCACAAAACCGGCTAAAGTACCATAGGCCAAACCTTCTACCCGGTATTCAGCACCAAAAACAAGCACCGCTAAAATAACAATAATATTAGCTAAAGCAGGAGCAAAAGCAGGTATGGTAAATTGTTTGCCTGCATTTAAAACGCCTGTTAAAAGCATTCCTGTTCCCATAAATATAATAGAAGGAAACATAATTCTGCTTAAATGAGCTGTTAACTCTACTGTTTGGCCGCTAAAGCCAGGAGCCATAATTCTAACTAAGAAAGGTGCAAAAATCATCCCTAAGATTGTTAATATTGTAAGGAGCAATGTAGTTCCATTGAGCATAGAAGAAACTACTTTCCAGCCCTGCTCTTCTTCCTTCCGCAGTAAATAACCGGTTACTACAGGTACGACTAAAGTAGCAAAAGCCACCCCTAAGATGGCTTGTAAAGAATATGGCAAAGTATAGGCAACTAAATAAGCATCGGTAGCACCACTTGCCCCAAATTGTTTGGCAATAACAGCGTCCCGGACAAAGCCAAGAACTCTGCTGATTAAATTCATAATTAAGACAATAAAAGCTGCTTTGGCAAGTTTGCTCATTTTTCCACCTCTAGCGATCCTCGTAATCTTTTCTTTGTCATTATACTGCCTAAAACAGCTGCTAGCAACAAAAGTGACTAATTCTGCCGGGGAGGTGTAGTGGTAAAATTAATAGTTTTCGTTGTCTCATCCCAGGAAAAACCAGCACTACAAGCTTCTGCTGCCAAACGCAGAGGAACCATTAAAGTACTGCCCATAATTTTCGGTGCTGCCTGTAACGTAACCTCTGTGCCGTTAAGAGTTGCCTTGGTAGAATTTAATTTAGCAATTGCTGTCCCGGCCCCTTTATAGACAGTTAATTGTTTGGTTTGTGGATCCCAGCTGAGTTTGGCTCCAAGAGCTGTGATGAATTCCCTAGCGGGCACAAAAATTGTTCCGTTGCTAATTACAGGCAATTTCTCAGAGTAGATCCATTGTCCATCTACATAAGATTTCATGGATTTATCATTAAATTCCACAACAGCTGATTTGCCGCTGGTATAACTAAGACTTAGATAGTATTTCCCATCATTACCTAAAGCTGCTCCCCAAAGATTCAGAATAGGCAGTGAATCTAAAACATCCTGCCAATAAATAATCTTCGTAACTTTGTTTTCTCGGTCTAAATCAATCATGCGGGCACTGTCTAAATCGATAATTGCAGTGCTGCCATCTTCATGGCGAACTGCCTCCGTTGGTCCCGAAAGTTTGCCTAAAGCAGTTCCTTTCTTGCCATCCCCATAGTGCCAAACAGTTTGACCAGCACTATCTACTTCAAAAACTCTGCCCCCACGATAACCTCGATCAACGATTAAAGTATGGCCGTTACTTAAACGATGGGCCTTGACAGGATTAACTAAACCCTGGGCAAAAGACCAAACAAGCTGTTTATTAGCCCCTACTTCCATAATTTTTGTGGGAGTAACTATTAAAACATTCCCGCTGGGAGTTTTTTCCGCATAGCGAGGTGCATTAGCCCGGCTAAGCAAATCATATTGCCAGATATTAACCCCCGAGGGATTTACCTCAATGACCCTTGGCTTACGAGGATACCCCGGAGCTCCGCTGTCAGCAATTAAAGTATTGCCATTAGGCAATCTCACGGCGCTATTGGCTTGCATCTTTTTATATTGCCAAATAGTTTTCTTTTCCCCGTTAACCTCCAGCACAGCCGGGCCGCTATACCCATTGGTTGTCACAAGTAGATTATTATTCTCTAAAACCTGTACATGTCCCGGGTGAGCTATACTAACAGTATTTCTCCATTCCCACATAACCCGTGAGGAAGCTGCCCAAGCATGTTCAGGTACAAAGGTGCAAACACTGAATAAAATTGCTCCAACTAGGAAAATACTTTTCAAGAGTCGACTCATCTAATCCCCACCTTATGTAAATTCTTTTTACTTAATCTCCACTGCATTTTTATCTGTCCAGTTTACTTCTTTCCCTAAGGCAGAGCTAATAAAACGAATAGGCACTAAAGTCCTGCCTCCTACTTCTTGAGCCGGCACATCCAGGCTTACTTCCTGTCCATCAATCAAAGCTGTACTGGCTCCAATGGTAAATTGAACCACTTTGCCGTCCTTCCGGGCTGTAATTGATTTACTAGCAGCATCGTATTCTACCTGAGCACCAATAGCCTCTAAAATGCCTCGAAAGGGAACTAATACTCTGCCTTGTTTCATTTGAGGAGGAACATCGAAATCGATTCTTGCTCCGTCAAGATAAACAGGAATACTTGCTAAAATTACAATTCCATTGTTGACGGATCTTTCCCTCCCATCGGAAGGTTTATTTACAACCTGATTATTGACAACCATTTCACTGGAGCCTCCGCCATCTAAGCCGATGGCTTCCTGGGCTCCTAAATCTGCCATTAGACAAGCTAATTCTTCTAAATTCAACCCTGCACTGCGGCCAGACTGCCGGCCGTCAACTACTAGTAATAACATTTGCTGATCCCTAGTTACACCTAAAGCAGTGCGAGGTGCTCTCTCTAGAACACCGCCTGTAAATCCTTCGGCTACAGCTTCCAGTACCGGCTGCCCTTCCTCCACCAGAAGCGGTCCGGCAGTAATTAAGTGTTTTAACCCTTGCCAATAGGCATCTGTACTGCCTGCCTGAT is from Bacillota bacterium LX-D and encodes:
- a CDS encoding HEAT repeat domain-containing protein — translated: MNEQEILSKLSLERPGAECIAYLDQLSLTPSKEKALAVSSLLKHPDYLTRCKAYGVLRKIFDPVILPKLYTILQTEQSEEFRLHTLELIQLIGEESSVLTLGSLLSDFNPFVVRGSIVALGGIGGREAVRTILEFASKPQGRIIRREVVAEALGYALQKVQDPEEFLAALQQENKRVKHYLQDLELKAPPIPHFTVYPSADYFSLQAKSRGIDYKKFKRMIK
- the murJ gene encoding murein biosynthesis integral membrane protein MurJ, with product MSKLAKAAFIVLIMNLISRVLGFVRDAVIAKQFGASGATDAYLVAYTLPYSLQAILGVAFATLVVPVVTGYLLRKEEEQGWKVVSSMLNGTTLLLTILTILGMIFAPFLVRIMAPGFSGQTVELTAHLSRIMFPSIIFMGTGMLLTGVLNAGKQFTIPAFAPALANIIVILAVLVFGAEYRVEGLAYGTLAGFVGFFLIQIPNLRKINFRYHWVMNFQDPGVRSMIFAIVPMSLSISINQILLALNRFFASHLTAGSITALDFANRLMNLPLGIFAAAVSTAIFPAMAEGVAKKDFAALAQTVRKGLGMVTVAIVPAAIGLIVLKEPIVRLVFERGAFDARATVLTSTSLLYFSLGLWFIAVNTILTRAFYAMQDLKSPLLLGLVSVVADIVLSIILLPKMGHNGLALANSLAAVLNMFQLYWSLQLKVKGIGSKGLVKTTVVTFGASLAMGAVAVALYSGLGNWFGISQLGNLINLTITCTCSALLYVLLVLAFKIDEIQAFLAILKRKNKIAN
- a CDS encoding phosphoglucomutase/phosphomannomutase family protein; protein product: MIKFGTDGWRAIIAEDFTFANVEIVAQSIANYVNEIGSGAQGLIIGYDNRFLSEHFAQRVGEVLAGNKIPAFVTAAPCPTPVTAYAILEEKAAGAIMITASHNPPEYNGIKFIPWYAGPAVPAITNRIEECLESVMAAGEVNKTTKEKSLEAGLWKEIDPKESYLNQLAKIVDLGEIGRAGLKIVLDPMFGAGIGYLEKLLENRAICAALHDYRDPLFGGTLPEPTGPILRTLRKKVLQDRADLGLALDGDADRFGIIDDDGTYISPNQVLSLLYYHLVKRKGLQGPVARTVATTHLLDKMAHSFGQEVVETPVGFKYIGQMMREKGSILGGEESGGLSIAGHIPEKDGILAAALMAEIRAATGKSLQRNLQELADEFGRFHSARIDVHTSREIKEKTLNLLQGYAPKDLAGIDVKEIVRIDGVKILLADDSWVLIRPSGTEPLFRIYTETQNYSLIKILPEALRSALNI
- a CDS encoding copper amine oxidase N-terminal domain-containing protein; amino-acid sequence: MSRLLKSIFLVGAILFSVCTFVPEHAWAASSRVMWEWRNTVSIAHPGHVQVLENNNLLVTTNGYSGPAVLEVNGEKKTIWQYKKMQANSAVRLPNGNTLIADSGAPGYPRKPRVIEVNPSGVNIWQYDLLSRANAPRYAEKTPSGNVLIVTPTKIMEVGANKQLVWSFAQGLVNPVKAHRLSNGHTLIVDRGYRGGRVFEVDSAGQTVWHYGDGKKGTALGKLSGPTEAVRHEDGSTAIIDLDSARMIDLDRENKVTKIIYWQDVLDSLPILNLWGAALGNDGKYYLSLSYTSGKSAVVEFNDKSMKSYVDGQWIYSEKLPVISNGTIFVPAREFITALGAKLSWDPQTKQLTVYKGAGTAIAKLNSTKATLNGTEVTLQAAPKIMGSTLMVPLRLAAEACSAGFSWDETTKTINFTTTPPRQN
- the fabZ gene encoding 3-hydroxyacyl-ACP dehydratase FabZ, yielding MLNTVEIQKILPHRYPFLLVDRVISIEEGKKITGIKNVTINEPFFQGHFPEYPVMPGVLIIEALAQVGAVAMLSKPEYQGKIAFLAGIDGARFRRQVFPGDTLELKVELLKLRGNIGKARGEAYVGEELACQVELMFAIEK
- a CDS encoding competence/damage-inducible protein A, which encodes MKAYLIFTGTELLLGQIVNTNARYLAKELAQMGIDLYTLVTVGDNRQRIAEAISLAQGKADLIIINGGLGPTEDDITREALADALQLKLVESSEAKAVVERYFKLKGRPLDQIKKKQFLAPEGAQILDNRIGTAPGIVVTAGESTYCLLPGPSREMEIMFTEQLMPYLQAKYHLDQTIQSKVLKVVGLGEPQVEDKVKEFLPCPNPTLAPTVKLGEVHLRITAKGKDSSEVQQLIKQMEKKVRSKLDDYIYGTDEETLERVIGEILTRNQLKIATVESCTGGLLAHRLTNVAGSSMYFQMGAVTYASRWKTRLAGVGVEKLAAYGAVSPETAEAMAKGLREYTNSDLTIAITGLAGPGGGTPEKPVGLVYIAINFRGNIVIEREQFFGDRTSIKAQAAQRALVLLWELLRYE
- a CDS encoding MraY family glycosyltransferase — encoded protein: MHISLPVILLCACLISLGVTPLVKKLAYKIGATDAPDARKVHQSLMPRIGGLGIYLSFTAVVLLTQELTTQIVGLLLGGTLIVLIGVVDDTFGLSPKLKLAGQIAAAFILVHFGYRVHFITYPFGEGVIFLKQFSIPVTILWIIGVTNAINLIDGLDGLAAGTSAIAAVTMAVVAWIDGQILVTVLALILAASILGFLRYNFNPAQIFMGDSGSLFLGFNLGAMAILGLTKGATIISVFIPIVILGIPIMDTLFAIIRRFYNGKPIFQPDKKHLHHCLLEIGLTHKQTVLVIYAIDLCLGGSAVLLSKLSAAHSYMFLIALTVITIVGANKLGVLSGKVSYQLPTAVEPKFKTRS
- a CDS encoding phosphodiester glycosidase family protein; its protein translation is MVKKHSRKFLFMLLSTLVCMFLAVTAAWADYSQLQPKLKQSGTKTLAPGVVYTTYIGSTAAGSPLRVYVLKADLTKDNIEVQPVLAAGGKGSVEKVSSMAKRTGAVGAINGGFFSMSSPHNPVGNLIINGKTVASSDILRASLGIFNDKTVKVGCYQAGSTDAYWQGLKHLITAGPLLVEEGQPVLEAVAEGFTGGVLERAPRTALGVTRDQQMLLLVVDGRQSGRSAGLNLEELACLMADLGAQEAIGLDGGGSSEMVVNNQVVNKPSDGRERSVNNGIVILASIPVYLDGARIDFDVPPQMKQGRVLVPFRGILEAIGAQVEYDAASKSITARKDGKVVQFTIGASTALIDGQEVSLDVPAQEVGGRTLVPIRFISSALGKEVNWTDKNAVEIK